Genomic DNA from Salvia miltiorrhiza cultivar Shanhuang (shh) chromosome 1, IMPLAD_Smil_shh, whole genome shotgun sequence:
CGTTGCTCCCGCCGTCGTGTCGCCGCTGCCGATGCCGCCGCGTCGTCGTCACCGGAGAAGATAAGTCCTCcctcctatctctctctctccctcccctgTTCtaccttctcttctctctctttttttttttttacagcagccctaaccatctctctctcgtttCAGATAGACAAAGGAAAAAGGCGGCGGctgccgccgcgccgcctccggccgcgagcagccgccggctgctctcacccccccaaattccagtcacacgcacaaaacacacatagaGCACTTAGGGTTTCAATTCTgttcattttcattcatttctatttacaaaaactaatctgtacttgtaatagatagaaatatagtaaaatgtgtgcgtgtgtattattctgttggtggttctctgatggTGATAAGCTGATGTAATTGAAACAATAATAGTCTAAAAGAAGTGGTAATGGATGTGTGTGTTCGATCTGTTTTCATTTGAATCATAGTTTTGTAATTTAACAAATGAATGTATGGAGAAAGTAAAGTAGGAGGTAACCTTGATATgagtaggaaatgaggaaaatcTTCTTTCTGAATTCACCAAAATTTGATCTGCGAATTTATTCAGCCAAGCTTAACAATGAAATTTTGGATCTGAAAACTATGAAAGAATTGGAAGAATTAATGGACGTTTATTAcctctttcttgttttgggaAATCTTGGAAACTGATTTGGAAAGCTGGAATCagtgaattataattcaagcataagaatagcttggatcagaatgttaggaggaatgggaggaatgttggttgctgattttgattaaataaaagctaattgcatgttgagatgttaaagtgtagaagatggctggcaaaagaaggtgtaaagagtgtttagtggaatgatgagtgtgtggaataatgagtgtttagtggaatgatgagtgtttagtgggatagttggcatatgatgagtgtttccaacaccatcaatttatttaagagtaagatggatgtggaaatgtgtaggtgctagatgaatgtgatgaataaaatccttattctgtatttgtaatactaatttcgggttcccatataacgaagcttcgttataactctctataaattacatattttataactcgttttataagtcgaaaattaattacgacttcaagtaaataatagaaatactatttctatcgtatataaattaaataacatgactctgctaagtcagttataatccgaaataataattattgactactcaataatcctttaaatctcaaacggattcaaataataataataagaatttagcacatcaaaacacatatataacaattaaatcatatcagataaatcaaatcagttttattattaatggatgccgaaccctaattattaagtctttaatcagtgattaaaaactgggatatgacatactatcccccttaaaataaatttcgtcccgaaatttgtacctcaggaaataattctgggtatttctccttcatgctagactcgagttcccatgtcgcctcttcttgatcatggtgcttccaaaggacttttactaagggtatcgatttattccttagtacttgaaTCTTCCGATCtaaaatagattcgggtctctcttcatagctcatatctgggCTAAGGATAACGTCGTCTCTTTGgatcacgtgttttggatcataaacatattttctcaactgcgacacatgaaacacattatgcacattcccaaggcttggcggcaacgccagcctgtaagctaccgggcccaccctttctaggatctcatagggtcctataaaacggggtctaagcttaccctttacgccaaaccttgtaatccctttagaaggagaaatcttcaaaaagactttatccccacactcaaactgcaagtcggttcgacgtttgtcggcataagacttctgtctatcttgggcctctttaatacgctgtcgaatctgacggacgatctcaatcatctcgcctactgtatctggccccaagattcttctttcgccgacttcatcccagtaaagcggtgatctacatttcttcccgtataacgcctcataaggtgccatggcgatagttgcttgatagctgttgttgtaagcaaattcgattagtggcaacacacgctcccaatcttctcctctatctagcacaacagtccttaacatatcttctagcgtttgaattgtcctttcggactgaccgtcggtctgcgggtggaaagctgtgctgaaattcaaccttgttcccaattccttctgcaagcttatccagaatctggaggtaaacttagaatctctgtcggacgtgattgtcttcggcaccccatgtaaacgcacgatctctttgatgtagagttgggctaacttatctgatctATACGTGATAGGAATAGGCAGAAAGTGTGCACTCTTTGTGAGTCTGTCTACAATGACCCATATTACCGTGTTACCTCGTCTTGTTTTTGGCAATCCTGTAACaaagtccattgcaatatcgtcccatttccattctggaatcTCCAAAGGCTGTAGCTCGccgtaaggtcgttggtgtaaagcctttacttgctggcaaactagacacttttcgacgaataaagccacgtctcgtttcattccttcccaccagaaattctcttttagatcttgatacatcttagtgcttcccgggtgggcgacataaggagtgtcatgggcttcgctcatgatcttgttcttgagttcatcgtcatgagggatgcatattctcttctcaaagaaaatagcattGTCGGCTTCTTCGTGATAGTTCTTAAGATTTCCTTCTCTTATCTTAGCtcgtaatttctccaatttatcatccttcctttgagcttctaccaccaatttcctcaaatttggtataatcgcgaccacccccgctattgtagcaggtgggtttatcacctctaatttcatcctatcaaaatctcgtatgagctcttcttcctttgtaaggatgtatcccagtttcaatgggaccttgcggctcaatgcgtcggctactacattggccttccccgggtgataatttataccacagtcataatcttttactaattcgagccaccttcgctgtctcatgttgagatccttttgctcgaaaaagtattttagacttttgtgatcggtgtaaatctcacacctgacaccatatagatgatgtctccagatttttagtgcgtgcactaccgccgctagttcaagatcatgggtcggataattcaattcgtgtggcctaagttgccgcgatgcatatgcaatcactttgccttcctgcatcaaaacgcatcctagtccgttctttgatgcatccgtgtagaccacatactccttgtctggttccggaattgttagcactggcgctgtagttagcttttccttgagcagctgaaaactttcttcacactcgttagtccatgtgtatttaattccctttcgaagcaattgcgtcatcggccttgctatcttggaaaatccctcaatgaatcttcgatagtagcctgccaatcccaagaaacttctgatctcgtttggggtagttggcgacttccatccttgtactgcttccactttggcggggtccaccttaataccttctgaagatacaatatgtcccagaaatgtaacttctttgagccaaaactcacatttgttgaatttggcaaaaaggcGTTCATCCCTAAGAGTTTGCAAAACAGTTCTCAGATGTTCCctgtgttcttcttcattcttggagtaaatgaggatatcatcaataaacaccaagacgaatttatccaaataaggatgaaatactctgttcatgaggtccatgaacacagctggtgcatttgttagtccgaacggtacaactacgaactcgtagtgaccatatcttgttcggaaagccgttttgggtatatcttcatgtctaacccttaactgatgatacccagacttcaaatcgattttggagaaaacacccgcgcccttgagttggtcgaataaatcatcaattctgggcaatggatacttgttcttaagcgttagcttgttcagctctcgataatcgatgcacaatctcaaggttccatctttcttcttgacaaacagcaccggcgctccccatggggacacactaggcctgatgaagcctaggtccagcaactcttgtaactggattttcaactcttccaattccttcgggcccattctgtacggtgcttttgatactggcgccgctcctggctctagatcgatggtgaattctacttgtctgtcaggtggtaatcctggcaaattttctgggaaaacatcttgaaaatcccgcacgatctctacatcttccattgtcttttcggtctcaattcccccgttcaggtatacgaggaaggcttggcagtctttcttgttcatcatcttccttgcCTGTAAAGCTGAAATAGTCGGCACTCTGTTCCTCCTGCATATTCCGTGGAAACTCAAAGCGTCCCTTCCTGGAAAGTTGAAACCGATTTTCCGCTCTTGGCACAAtatcgtggcatagttctccgctagccagtccattcctaggattatatcaacgtcctccATCGATATAACATGCAAGTTGTTTGCTATAACCTTAAACGATCCTATGGTCAGTTCTAGGTACGAGCAAGCATGTGTTACTACTGCtattcctcctattggtgaagaaattctcaagtcctgattagtcttttcaggttggagctttaaagtttttacacatacacttgcaataaaagaatgcgaggcacccgtgtcgaacagaagtataacaggtgtgtcaagtaatgtgcccatacctgccaaattCCCTTGGTTGTTTCCTTGCTTATTCTTGTGCAAGGCATAGGCTCTTGCCTGTGGAATTTGCGGTGGACGTGCCGCAGGTCGATACTGCTGCTGTGGTGGTGGGTAGAGTAACTGTTGGCCTTGGATAGCCCTGAGTGGTTGTACTTGGCCCGGCTGATTCGGCCCTCTCATTCCTCCTTGTGGTTTTCCTTGGCAGTCTctggcaaaatggcccttctggccacacttaaagcagGTATTGCTGCCAGCCAAGCATATGCCGTGATGTGACTTGGAGCATTTGGGACACAAAGGTGCCCTGAGCTGGCCCTGATTGTTTCCAGCTGATCCTGGATTGACTGGTCGTCCTTGCCATTGCCCTTGTGGCATTatgtttccttgccatggcctcttgttatcttggttgttgtagtaacccctattattgttgttgttgccatcccattttctcttcccacgatcgttgtttcccgaagcttgagtctgggttgggcggtcttcaggcatggctgcttcaacatccagggctctgctaagtgcctcagagtgggtgagattaccatgaccagcaagcgccatcttgatctcatgcctaaggcctgaacgaaacttctcggccatcttttcatcagtgtcgatcagatgaggggcatagcgagacatgtcgcagaaagcgcgatcgtattccgtcacggacatcttgttttgtttcagattgaaaaactccgtctctttcttctttctgtagctcttgggaatgtaTTTATCGTGGATCTCCGTcttgaagtcttcccaagtcaggttttccaattgttcgagggtcattgccctcttcttggtttcccaccaaaaatctgccgacccagttagttggaatgcaacacaagagagtctctcttggtcagaacagtaaagaaagtcgaaaatcctttccattgctctaatccagatttcggcatcagtcgggttgccggtcccgttgaatgttggcgggctctgtttaagaaaaagttcctcAACCCTTCGTGGAGGTTCGTTTGCGGTTCCCACATTGTTTCTCGGGGCTCTTCTGGGAGGCATTCTGtgcttcaaaaataaaagatccttagtatattccttacctcaattcataacatattcctcttgatttaatcatgaaagcatcataacaaaacatctaaatccttattgatcacaagagggtactaggacaactcaacaattgtaaggctcaattcttgaacgatatcaaaacaaagtggtgcagaaaaatttgttgagaaactcaaacgaataaccagatggtagaaaggagtaactaataggtcgaacaaaatgatctagagtaaaaactcatctggcttttcaaccgaaagttgaaacacatgggttttcaacccaaaaagACGTCGACTgatatttggatcatgtggactggctaggtccaatcatcatcacctcccaatCACACGGAAAACATCATCCCAAACTTAAAAAGCCGTGGACAACTATTCATAATAAAACTCAAGTTCGTACTGACAACCAAAAGCTTAACTAAAGTTCTATGTCCTATTGAACCCAAACCCCCGCTATAACATgtacacaaatatatacatatatataggcaaagcatactgttcttaaaatctatcgtgtactaaaagtcgattcggtgttccatcgcgtgtgaacatttgaacgtagagactatgctcaaacccttgatgcagcatttgccttgaattcgtcttgtatcatcatcccgtgtttttccttcaacgcgtacatgtcttttcattcctctttgtagttcaaaagaaccattgtttcattgtggaagctgaaatgctctaagttctctttcattcttctacatcatcactttaagaatctagattgtagagatatcctactaatccagcagtctatgttcttttagaatagtgatcatgcaacttatagcaatctatgttttctggggaaagcttgcatgtgtcaattctctatcattcttctcttatcataacatcataactgcaatgatatgccatgaaaggcaaaacattcaacatttcaatgaaaggcaaaacattcaacatttcatcatagcatgctctttacataaacattttcatgaaacagtttagaacaataacatctttaaaacgttgtaactgtagttacctttttccttgattgagcacgatgcaatggagtgttgagcggtgtcgtatgaTCCCACAtatgtctagtgaatcaaactagacatGACTTTTTAGAAAatggtttctagggccagagcaaacgaactgctctgataccactctgtcacagcccactatcccaatgacgggttaaccggggttatgacttgggtgaacaataagaaatggaaatttaaaagggatttactaaataaccaacattaataacaacaaactagtggtatatatatatataaccacttgggtaattaacaaatgagtcagccataacgactaaaccccaaatgaaagttaaacaaaatgaagaagtaataagttccacaatacgataacaaattcagagtgtttgcagcggaaaaacgtgtgagttatacatatggagatgcatactcaaggtttcattacataaacataaaaagggaaatccgctcaacaccgatccattccatcgcctgctcaacctgcacatttagaaatacatgcagggctgagtataaaaatactcagtgacataagccgaaaatacaacatgcatacatatataaattgaactgccataacagtaacacacaggggttttcataaatgacctgcgcttactaaaacatttcgttcattttcataaaggtggatgcatcccattttcagtctatatgatccatatctgtcctttctgtcacgcgccgggaaggaggcctccttaccacggacgccaagaccggtcgcaagcgactcgcggtctccatgagtgtacacgttaaccctagctagcgacctttgtctagcataggatcccaattggatttcctttaaagttggcgaaccaacacagataggatacatataaaaacataaacattttggcagtcaatcatttcataaacatttcattttcataacattttcattttcataaagggcattgaacatataagcattttataagaactgaataaatagtcaaaacatatcatgcatatatattcgcatatgaggcctacgtcacgcaggggatctctatatacgtaataataaaataatgcccacctcaatcgttcttaaagctggcgtggagtcgtttcttcttcggcttcactttctgtcgcctggaccttcattgatgaagagtcgataagttcgtgaagaaattgtcataagacaaagtctaattctacgtgcctagggtatcttttaaagttttagggttctagcatccatattaatctcgtttcattcaatcaataaaatgtaaccaattatcatgtaactatcatataggttcgaacccatttgttcgaacatcaacatgtacataatccataacctccctctatacccgtcatttagtcaagtactccatcaattaagaacaagtCATATATTATCACcttgaaaatttaatcattataaatcatgctttctcatacttcgcacattttcatcacttaaataaataaatcatttataaacacatgcttagtaatttaatatctcaattaaatcccaagctcatttgataaagtaaatcatatacttaatcattctataacacaattccacatttttttatcatgtaaataaatagtctcaatatttattaaaacatgaagccattctaataggacattttaattccattataatggaattactcataaaataatttaatcctttttctttaaaaagaaaccatatttataatattctatacatttttttttaaaataaataagaaattccattattcatttataaataataaaacattttaaaatccattgagatgaaataaaacattttaaccattaaaaaaaaaaatccatactcgtaagctttgaaaaaaaattttatcatgtaataaatggggcttaatcccaaaatatttgctttaaagtccattaataatttaaataatagaatggacttcatttagaataaataatcccaacttccaatattaaaatttaaatcaagagatttaaattcactaagtaatttagtgaaaatttaaacattttttttttttttttttttttaagaattaaggccaaaattcgtaggcctatatttaaaacaatagcccaagcatttaaataaaattagcctacacaactaaaataaaaacccatcaattttaaaacaaaaagagCCCAgcagaagtaaaataaaatcggcccaaacaaattaaaacatgaacccaacttaataaaaatcggcccactcactcttttcttaaaaattttcggcccaccCTAAACCTAACCCTAATACATACAACATAtaccacacacacaaaacacataaCACACACACTCAAGCTCAGCgcctcactctccctctctacctctcggctctctcctcttctctccctctcgtcTCTCTGTCTCACCGGAAGTCAGCCGCACGCCGCCTCGCCGTGAAGGAGCTCGGCCGCCGTCCATCTGGTCTTCCTCCTTCGGCTCCTGCTCGGACAAGGGCGCGGGTAGCTTCCTCTCCATCCCCTCGTCTGGAACAGGGCATCTGCCCTCTCCGCCATAGGGAGCgcacggccgccgcctggccGCCTCCTCCGTCGTCCGTCGTGGCTGAAATCGCGGTGGAGGCCGAGCCTTGCCTCGCCGGGAAGGTAGGCTCCAGATCTGAGATTTCCCTTATTTCCCTCTTTTCCGGCCGGTCAGGAACAGCCCGTTGCTCCCGCCGTCGTGTCGCCGCTGCCGATGCCGCCGCGTCGTCGTCACCGGAGAAGATAAGTCCTCcctcctatctctctctctccctcccctgTTCtaccttctcttctctctcttttttttttttttacagcagccctaaccatctctctctcgtttCAGATAGACAAAGGAAAAAGGCGGCGGctgccgccgcgccgcctccggccgcgagcagccgccggctgctctcacccccccaaattccagtcacacgcacaaaacacacatagaGCACTTAGGGTTTCAATTCTgttcattttcattcatttctatttacaaaaactaatctgtacttgtaatagatagaaatatagtaaaatgtgtgcgtgtgtattattctgttggtggttctctgatggTGATAAGCTGATGTAATTGAAACAATAATAGTCTAAAAGAAGTGGTAATGGATGTGTGTGTTCGATCTGTTTTCATTTGAATCATAGTTTTGTAATTTAACAAATGAATGTATGGAGAAAGTAAAGTAGGAGGTAACCTTGATATgagtaggaaatgaggaaaatcTTCTTTCTGAATTCACCAAAATTTGATCTGCGAATTTATTCAGCCAAGCTTAACAATGAAATTTTGGATCTGAAAACTATGAAAGAATTGGAAGAATTAATGGACGTTTATTAcctctttcttgttttgggaAATCTTGGAAACTGATTTGGAAAGCTGGAATCagtgaattataattcaagcataagaatagcttggatcagaatgttaggaggaatgggaggaatgttggttgctgattttgattaaataaaagctaattgcatgttgagatgttaaagtgtagaagatggctggcaaaagaaggtgtaaagagtgtttagtggaatgatgagtgtgtggaataatgagtgtttagtggaatgatgagtgtttagtgggatagttggcatatgatgagtgtttccaacaccatcaatttatttaagagtaagatggatgtggaaatgtgtaggtgctagatgaatgtgatgaataaaatccttattctgtatttgtaatactaatttcgggttcccatataacgaagcttcgttataactctctataaattacatattttataactcgttttataagtcgaaaattaattacgacttcaagtaaataatagaaatactatttctatcgtatataaattaaataacatgactctgctaagtcagttataatccgaaataataattattgactactcaataatcctttaaatctcaaacggattcaaataataataataagaatttagcacatcaaaacacatatataacaattaaatcatatcagataaatcaaatcagttttattattaa
This window encodes:
- the LOC131013977 gene encoding uncharacterized protein LOC131013977 yields the protein MPPRRAPRNNVGTANEPPRRVEELFLKQSPPTFNGTGNPTDAEIWIRAMERIFDFLYCSDQERLSCVAFQLTGSADFWWETKKRAMTLEQLENLTWEDFKTEIHDKYIPKSYRKKKETEFFNLKQNKMSVTEYDRAFCDMSRYAPHLIDTDEKMAEKFRSGLRHEIKMALAGHGNLTHSEALSRALDVEAAMPEDRPTQTQASGNNDRGKRKWDGNNNNNRGYYNNQDNKRPWQGNIMPQGQWQGRPVNPGSAGNNQGQLRAPLCPKCSKSHHGICLAGSNTCFKCGQKGHFARDCQGKPQGGMRGPNQPGQVQPLRAIQGQQLLYPPPQQQYRPAARPPQIPQARAYALHKNKQGNNQGNLAGMGTLLDTPVILLFDTGASHSFIASVCVKTLKLQPEKTNQDLRISSPIGGIAVVTHACSYLELTIGSFKEGTL